The Saimiri boliviensis isolate mSaiBol1 chromosome 12, mSaiBol1.pri, whole genome shotgun sequence nucleotide sequence TTGTAAAAATTTAACCCTTGAATCCTTGTAGAATTCATTTCACTAATGGGGACTCAAGTAGGAAATTAACTCTGTTTCTCCCCCAAATAGTTCACCACTTGTtctaataccatttattgaataattgcTCTCCACAGATCTCAGAGaccatgtttattttataataggcttctacatatatttatactttctggttttcttatttttctttttcaacttatCCAACTACCTTTGGaactttctgggttttctattttgatctctgtgtttgtcttttttacttttaaagacaaggtttcaccctgtcactcaggctgcagtacagtggggctatcatggctcaatgcagcctcaacctccctgggctccagcgattctcccacctcaacctcccaagtaactgagattacagggtcacaccaccacgcccacctaatttttgtattttttttttcccgatgcagtgttttgctcttgttgcccaggctggagtgcaatggcaaaatctccactcaccacaatctctgccttgtgggttcaagcgattctcctgcctcagccttccgagtagctgggtttacaggcatgtgccaccacacctggctaattttgtttttagtagagacaagatttgtCCATggaggtcaggctggtctcaaactcccaatctcagatgatctgccccccttggcctcccaaagtgttgggattacaggtgtgagccaccacaccatgccttaattttcgtatttttggtagcaatggggtttgaccatgttgcccaggcttgtcttgaactcttggctcaagagatctgcctgcctcagcctctcaaattactggcattataggagtgagccatcgtgccctccctatctttctattctttttatttttttgagatggagtttcactcttgttgcccaggctgcagtccaatggcatgatctcagctcaccacaacctccgcttcctgggatcaagcgattctcttgcctcagcctcccaagtagctgggattacaggcatgcaccatcatgcctccctagttttgtatttttggtagacacagggtttttctgtgttggttaagttgatctcaaactctggacctctggtaatccacccacctcagcctcccaaagtgctgctatgacaggcatgagccacctcaccaagCCCCTATCTGTCTATTCTTATATGAGTCACATACTTCTTCAAGTAGCATCACTtcataattaattttagaaatcttACAGAATAAATGCTTTCATTCCCATTGTCAAAAGACAGAAATACAACATATTTAGTTTAAAGATcttaactgactttttttttttttttggagacagtcttactgtgttgccaaagctagagtgcaggggcataatcttggctcactacaacttctgccacccaggctcaagtaattctcccaccttagcctcccaagtagcttggattacaggcgcatgccaccattactgactaattttttttgtattttagtagaggacaggtttcaccatgttgcccagggtggtttcaaactcctgagctcaggcaatccacctccctcggtctcccaaagtgctaggattacaggcatgcgccaccatgcctggccgttgATTGACTTTTACTTGTGAGTCCAGAATCTGCCAACACCTCATTCCATAAAATAGATGAAGTGGTCTAAAGAGCTGACCAGAGAGGTTTGCCTTTATAGACAGAAAAGGgccagagaaagcagaaacacAGAACAGAAACTGAATTGGTCTTTTCGAGGtgacttttattataaaagttaaagCAGAAGGGACTTTCTTATCATGTCAGCAAAAACTGGCCTGTTGGGCATTTGGCTATTACCTCTCAGTCTCTCCTGATTTCTTAGAAGGTTGAATAAGCAACTTAGTTCTGGCTTAGTAGCAGAGAacttcagcatgggcaactgCGTTTTGATTTTGTAAATTCAGCCTGGTGCAGGAGCTCAGTCCAAACCAATGGCCTCCTATATATTTCATTGAACACCATCTTCCCTCTCAAAAGTTCCCAGAAATTAACATATTAAAGTTTGTTTATTTAGCTCATTTCGAAGAAGATGACAAGGTCAACTAGATACTTTTCCTTGTTCTACAATTTCAGCCTGGATTAACCGGTTTGTTCATGGAGCCATCAAAGATGCCTTTATGATCTGGGAAATGAACTTCCTAGCCTCACCGTCTGTGTTCACAGCGTGGCCCCAACCTATTTTTCCAGTCATATCTCCAACTAATCCAGTTAACGACAATAAGCCTTCAGCTATATATGTTTGTTGCTTCTCTTCTCTATCTTTGTTAGcgtttcattcttttcatgaaaCTCCTGATTCTGTCCTTTAACTCTTATATATTCTGCAAAGAGGCTAAAGATTGCCTTATCTATAAAGGTCTCCTGAACTTCCTCTGCAGTGAATCAGCCCACATGTCATTACTGCCCTATGCCTGTTGACTCCTGTTTGCCTCTTTCTGTAGTTCATGCTAGTGACTTGTGTGGGTCTTGTTCCCTGACTAAGTCACCCGCGGTTAGGAGCGCCACCTCATAACCTCTCACCAGAGCCCAGCAGAGGTCCTGGTACACAGCACTCAGTAAAGGATTATCCTCTGAATTAATTCATTCTTCACCCTGACCTTTCTTCACATTACAGAACGTTCTCCTGGGAAGGCTTGTGATCTTCGCAACCTTTGTGACTTTATGCAATGCATCATGCTATTTAATACCCAATAAAATAGTTCCAGGAGAGTCAACCAAGGGTAAGTCTTGGATTTTCAATGTTTATTATGTTATTGCAGTCTGGTAGATGGACCTGTCTTCAGATGAAAACCTTTGCAGTTTTTTTGTGTTGTTGATTGTTGTCttaccctgtctcccaggctggagtgcagtggcgagatcttggctcactgcaacctcctcctcccgggttccagtgattctcccacctcagcctctcaggtagctgggactgcaggggcccaccaccatgcccagttaatttttgtatttttggtgaagacagggcttcaccatgttggccaggctggtttcaaactcctgatctcaggtgatctgttcaccttggTATCCCAAAATTTttggattacagacctgagccactgtacctggccacacTTGGTGAGCCTTGTAAGAATACAGTGGCCTGGGCCCTGCACCCAGAGATAGATTTCATTGTTCTAGGGTAGGGCTGAGACATAGGTGGTTTTCAGGTACCCAAGATGTTTCACATGTGCACCCAGGGTTGAAAACCACTGATGCAAAGCAAAGGGAAGTGTCGAAGTGAGATATTGATTGAGAGAGAATCCAGCAGGAAAAACCTTGGTCCCAAGTACCACTAGGCTCATATGGCTAACTCATTCAAGAAAAgggccttattatttttttttcttgaaatacctGTTCTGAAATAAAACTCAGAAAGATGTAAGCTTTCTGTAAGAAAACGTTACCAGTAGCATGAACTGAACAGCACTGGAATTAGCCATAGCTGAATCCAAGAGCACCATTCTTTGATATCTTTAAGAGCAATGAGTTTCTCCCTCTCTGGGAAGGGTACAGATAGCAGGGGCTGGACTCAGTGTCCTGATAGGCCTTATTCTCATTGTATGACTTTCACTGATGATGTGTGTATTGTTTTAGAATGCACAGATCTCAAAGGAAACAAACACCCGTTAAACTCAAGCTGGCAGACTGAGAACTGTGATGCATGTGATTGCctggaaaaagaaatatcatGTTGCTCCCTGTAAGTCTCAAGCCAATACGAGCCAAGAGGGGGACAtagaacagattctccctcttGCAAAATTCCATCCTTCAGAGGTTTCGGTTGTGTTTTAGTTGTTTACAGACTTTAGAGggtagttttagattcacagcaaaactgagcagaggCACAGAAATTTCACATATGCCTCCCACCCTTACACATGCATGACCTCCCCCGACATCAACATCGCCCACCACCGTCGGCGTATTTGTTATGACTGATGAATCTACATGACACATCTTTATCACTGGAGTCCATGGTTTATGTTAGGGCTCACTCTTGATGTTGTGGTAGTGGAGGGTTACTTTTCagtcctatttctttctttttaaaaaattgtggtaaaatatacataagataAAATGTTCCATGTTAACAGTTTTAAATGTACGCTTTAGCAGCATTAAGTACTTTCTCATTGTTGTGGCATCACCACCGTCCACCTCCAGAACTTGCTCACCCTGCAAAACTGAagctctgtacccattaagcagtctTGCTCCATTCccctcccaggccctggcaaccaccattttactttctgtctctatgattttgactgcTCTAGGtccctcatataagtggaatcacacagtaatTGCTTTTTTGGGACTGGCtcattcacttagcataatgtcctcacgGTTCCTCTGTTTTGTAGAATGTGTCCGAATTCCCTTCCTGTCCGAGGCTGATTCATGTTCTGCTACATGAAGAGACCGCATTTGGCatctccattcatctgttgatgaacgcTTGGGTTGTTTTCCACCTCAGtctcatttctgttgtttctgaaATTTGATTAGTAGCTTTATTCCAGATGGGCTCCCGAAGACAGGAGAGAGTATCCAGTGGTCTGACGCTATTCTAGAGATTGGCCTGGTCATCCCTTTGGCTTTGGCCTTGTAGATTTGCAAAAACAGCAGTGACTCTGATCATAGGCAGTGGATTAGATGTGAGGGGTAAGGGAGGATCTGTAGTGTGCCTTGCAATGTAAAACTCATGCTGCTTCTCTCTTCAAGTTTACCTCACGTCAGCTGAAAGGCTATGCCGATGTTTTCTGCTGAGTTGCTATGGATTCCAGAAGTCTAGTACTTGAGCAGACCGAACACAGAGTACCCTTAGTGTGGTCCTAATTTACCTGTTTCCTCAGCAACTGTGTCCATACCAGCCAACTGACTCCCAACCCCTCAAGTCCATCTAACCTCTTCATGTAGCCTTGGCTTGTAGTGTTTTGCAGGAACAGGAGTGGATCTGATGGCAGAAGCACTGGCATCAAGGGGCATTTGCCAAGCTTGTCTGATCACAGACTCACCTGGGAAGCTTGATGAAATACAGATTCCTGTGCTCCATCCCAGAACTGATTGATCAGAGTCTGTAGGGAAGGGGCCAAGGAATCTCAATTTTAACAGGCGCCTTGAGAGTCTTATCGGGACACCATGAGTAGAGAAGCAAGCACTTGACTGAGATCAGAACACCTGAGTCCGACTGAACTTGAGGTGTCTGGAGAGTTCCAACCACATTTATTAAGCAGGCCCCATGCTAGGTGCCTAAGGGAACAAGAGGAATTGGACTCGGAGTTGTCTAGCTGCTCAGAGCAGACTCCCAGGGATCGCATTGACCGGGTCACTGAGTATTACAGCTGAGCCTTGATTTTGTGGCTGCAGAGATTTGACATTGTCTTTATAGGAAGTGTTGATGTCACTCTGGTGGAGTGTGATTGTATCCCAGACAAGTGAAGGAATGGTGACTGGCCCCTCCCTAACATAGGAGCACAGCTCCCTGGTGGCTAAAGCATCCATGTCACCCAGATTTGGCATCCCTGACCTCTCCTAGGATTTTCCACTGTAAGCTTGGATTCTTGTGGGCCTGGTGTGGAAAAGGGCCAGGCTGCTCCttgcagggaagagggaggacCCTCGATATTGGAGTCAGAGTAACTTGAGTCTGAATCTCCATTCCCTTGTATACTAGCTGGGTGACCCTGAGTAAGTTTCTGAATGTCTCTGAGCCTCTATTTCCTCACAGTATAATTAGGGATAATCAGGTGGCTCTGAGAATTAAAGGAGATTCTGCATATACATTGTTTAACCCAacaaacacttctttttttttttttttttttttgagacggagtttcgctcttgttacccaggctggagtgcaatggcgcgatctctgctcaccgcaacctccgcctcctgggttcaggcaattctcctgcctcagcctcctgagtagctgggattacaggcacgtgccaccatgcccagctaattttttgtatttttagtagagacggggtttcaccatgttgaccaggatggtctccatctcttgacctcgtgattcacccgcctcggcctcccaaagtgctgggattacaggcttgagccaccgcacccggccaacaaaCACTTCTTAATGCCTTCTCTGTGCCAATTCTGTGTCCTGTGAGCCTGGGGGCAGTAACTGACAACTGGTCAGGTTTCAGGGTGCCCTTTCCTTTCTACTGCCATGTTGCCTGTTCCATTTAGCACACTGCTCCACACGGGGGAAAAGAAGGCAATTCCTTCTTCCCTGGAATTGCCTCACTTCCTACCAAGTTTGTTTTCCTCATGAACTTTATTCTCCTCTGTGGAAAAATACAGACTTTGATTAAGCTTTTTCTTGAAGAAGTTTTTGGACCCACTGCACCCTCTATGGGACACTGCCCAGATCTCAAGGTGCTCGGTGGCAGTGGAGCCTGAGGCTGGGGGCCCAGGCAGAGGCTCCCCGGCAGGGCGTGGGAGATGTCCTGGCTTCCATGGAGAGCTGAACACCTGATGTTGACAGTTTCTCCTCCCACTCGCTCTCTGCTGCTTCATCTACAGAGCTAAGTCTGGTCTGAATTGAAATAAGCATCCAGTAATATGCTCTTTGCCTTACCAACCTGTACTTGCACACAGGCAGCAGAGATTCACCATTTCACTTCTTATCACGAACTAAAAGAATTGTATctgtttggccaggcatggtggctcacgtctgtaatcccagcactttgggatgctgaggcaggcagagcaccagaggtcaggagtttgagacttgcctgaccaacattgagaaaccccttctctactgaaaatacaaaattagccgggcatagtagtgcatgcctgtaatcccagctactcaggaggctgaggcaggagaatcacttgaacccaggaggcagaggttgtagtcagccgagattgcgccattgcactccagcatgggcaacaagagtgaaactctctctcaaaaaaacaaacaaaaaaaaactgtatctCTCAAGAGACACCaccactttatttttaacttttttttttattgtggtaaaatgtatattacataaaatgtgccaatttaacaattttaaaacataaaattcagtgtggcattaaatacattcacagaaTAGTGTTTATGCAACCATAAACActatttcaaaaagtttttaatgaCTCCAACCTGAAGCTATATCCAGTAAACAATACCTCAGATCCCCCCTCCCGCAAAATCCCTGGTAACCTCAGATCTACTTTCTagctctatgaatttgcctagtctaggtatttcatataaatagaatcacaccgtttttgtctttttgtgtctggcatatttcactCAACATGTTGTCAGGGTTCATTTATGTTGTATCATGTATCAGTACTCCATTCCTGTTTCTGccggaataatattccatggcatggctagaccacattttgcttatccatttatttgttgatgaacacttgAGTTGCTTCCACCTGTTGGCTAAAGTAAGTAATGTTGTTCTGAACATTGTCAATATACAAACATTGGCATATAATGTTTGAGTCtctgctttgaattcttttgggATATGCCTAGGAGTAgcttgctgggtcacatggtaatttTTTGTTGACTTTATTGAGGAgctgccaagctgttttccacagcagcggcaccattttgcattcctaccagccaACAATCACCTTTAAACATGCAAGGTTGTAAAtgatatttctcctaattttcTAAGTAAAACATATGAATTATTGGAAagtatagaagaaaaaagaagaaaaacctacCCATAATCCTGACTGCTTAAAGATAATAACTATTATTctatcatattttcttatttatttacttatattaaaagattgagacagggtctcactatgttgcccaggctggtctcaaactcctgggattaagctgtcctctcacctcagcctcctgagtagctgggattacatgta carries:
- the MSMB gene encoding beta-microseminoprotein isoform X1 produces the protein MNVLLGRLVIFATFVTLCNASCYLIPNKIVPGESTKECTDLKGNKHPLNSSWQTENCDACDCLEKEISCCSLIAIPVGFDKDNCQKIFKQEECKYIVVEKKDPNKTCDVSEWIS